A single genomic interval of Coccidioides posadasii str. Silveira chromosome 1, complete sequence harbors:
- the AMD2 gene encoding Acetamidase (EggNog:ENOG410PFMP~COG:I,J,T~BUSCO:6006at33183), translated as MAQAPFEVAAKAKRESILHLIPEKWRLQEIPSAAQQRDVTGSYIQQFLTPREIEITETDAVGILACTTTGKWKCVEVTEAFCHRAALAHQFVNCLHEIFFDAALEDAKRLDAYFAEHNQPIGALHGLPISLKDQFHVMGVETTMGYVGWIGTFQGIKNDPRRCVFESELVKELRALGAILHCKTSVPATLMIGETVNNIIDYTWNPANRNLSSGGSSGGEGALIALRGSAAGFGTDIGGSVRIPSAHNGLYGIRPSAGRIPYEGAANSMDGQNSIISVIGPMARTPSDLKLIFKAVLSQKPWLHDPMAIELPWRADLERETLDLINGSHQGTGQLAFGILYNDGSCTPQPPVARALKIMTETLTRLGHKVIEWKPPNHARGAKIASTIYGFDAGADARYHFGLSGERLAPFDYVYARNNPEKTATEIAATNIAKREFQKEYMEYWNSTTSQTGTGRPVDGFICPVAPYAAPIRNGCYYTAYTSIVNVLDYSAIAIPVTKADQTLDIMEKDYSPFNEVDGHVHSSYDPELYHGTPVGLQLVGRRYQEEKLIVLAEYIGETLRKAGHPGAPQSSL; from the exons ATGGCACAAGCCCCGTTTGAAGTCGCAGCGAAAGCTAAGCGTGAATCTATACTACATCTGATTCCGGAAAAATGGCGATTGCAAGAAATCCCGTCAGCCGCTCAACAGAGGGATGTGACTGGAAGTTATATCCAACAATTCTTGACTCCACGCGAAATTGAGATCACAGAGACTGATGCCGTCGGTATCCTAGCATGTACCACTACTGGAAAATGGAAGTGTGTAGAGGTGACAGAGGCATTTTGTCACCGAGCAGCTCTTGCTCATCAATTT GTGAATTGCTTGCACGAGATTTTCTTTGATGCCGCACTTGAGGATGCGAAGCGGTTAGATGCCTATTTTGCTGAGCATAATCAGCCAATTGGGGCCCTCCACGGGCTACCAATCAGCTTGAAAGACCAATTCCACGTCATGGGGGTCGAAACAACTATGGGATATGTTGGCTGGATAGGAACTTTCCAGGGCATCAAGAATGACCCAAGGAGGTGTGTATTCGAGAGCGAGCTGGTCAAGGAACTCCGTGCACTTGGTGCCATTTTGCATTGCAAAACCTCCGTTCCGGCCACCCTCATGATTGGAGAAACAGTCAACAATATTATTGATTACACTTGGAACCCTGCCAATCGAAATCTCTCTTCGGGAGGAAGTTCTGGCGGTGAAGGAGCCCTGATTGCATTGCGAGGGTCTGCAGCGGGATTTGGCACCGATATTGGAGGGAGTGTCCGCATCCCGTCCGCACACAACGGTCTGTATGGTATCCGTCCGTCGGCTGGTAGAATTCCTTATGAAGGAGCTGCCAATTCTATGGATGGCCAGAATTCAATCATCTCAGTGATTGGACCTATGGCCAGGACCCCAAGTGATCTAAAGCTCATCTTTAAGGCAGTGCTAAGCCAGAAACCATGGCTTCACGATCCTATGGCAATTGAGCTTCCATGGAGGGCCGATTTGGAACGCGAAACGTTGGATTTGATAAATGGGTCTCACCAAGGTACCGGGCAACTAGCCTTCGGGATTCTTTACAACGATGGGTCGTGTACGCCACAGCCCCCTGTCGCTCGTGCGTTAAAGATCATGACGGAGACTTTAACGCGACTCGGCCACAAG GTGATTGAATGGAAGCCACCAAATCATGCAAGAGGGGCCAAAATAGCG AGCACTATATATGGGTTCGATGCCGGTGCAGACGCCCGGTACCATTTTGGCCTATCAGGAGAGAGACTCGCGCCATTTGATTATGTCTACGCCCGTAATAACCCCGAAAAAACAGCCACGGAAATTGCAGCAACGAACATTGCTAAACGTGAATTCCAGAAAGAGTACATGGAGTACTGGAACTCAACCACATCCCAGACAGGCACGGGACGTCCGGTTGATGGTTTCATCTGTCCTGTTGCACCGTATGCGGCTCCGATACGAAACGGATGTTATTATACTGCATATACAAGCATCGTGAATGTTCTGGATTACAGCGCTATCGCGATTCCTGTCACCAAAGCAGATCAAACGTTGGATATCATGGAGAAAGATTATTCTCCGTTTAATGAAGTGGATGGTCATGTCCATAGCAGCT acgacCCTGAACTCTATCACGGGACACCCGTGGGGTTGCAGCTTGTCGGCAGGAGATATCAGGAGGAAAAGTTGATCGTACTAGCTGAGTACATCGGAGAAACGTTAAGAAAAGCAGGACACCCAGGCGCACCTCAGTCAAGCCTTTGA
- a CDS encoding uncharacterized protein (EggNog:ENOG410PPDJ~COG:S), with translation MSDSGAAGSDGGKEANAREDSNEASAPGQKVTAVKDKKCRYCDQLFTSSSLGRHLDQYLFKKKPDGIHDVDEIRRVRSGITRRTARNSNKQASPDIAGKKPTPDPHTIPPLQLNPRGAGKGFRVFLNQPSWQATGVINDIPNSTPVSQLKIPATPLERLNQLTDSNPETARALELALREVLDSIKAATTRKSSRLSPFDFDLQSQTFPALCLQALPPPPSLFSTHPFASPSSFPIEPPTPNQRDIVQQALRAQVEQWKSDQLGSAMSTAQHTSQLPSAYSAASPSSDAEMIERTSQQHEEIMMRHLDLSLRHWMALAPHEQRNLWQLEITRAFVRETEKRKKLEQQLDRTQQEANQLRAQVEKLTSCQWPREFAIFPPNLLPLTPEVARELDDKESKLNRADASRWDYDTLVAKWKRVVMHDKSMGRSGVGAYMDPITERQHAASATRNLLQKIPNSNNNNSNRLGMPSPSQPSNPVSPESMNLDRQPGNPPTPYETRDPNDNSEPFRPAKRQRLGNHQSQPSYNGDELSTQTPPNSSNPTTRTLSNSSAHTVPPLTYSHNASSPLPPPNSAGRESHFPSHAYRPQNVPSSSPHLNSEQRLHLDHRSPAEREVSNAMVSMHHESVPQHPPLPPPPPPQKHHPYPDGNNRGMPMNINTYSRPPGGVS, from the exons ATGAGCGATTCCGGAGCCGCTGGAAGCGATGGTGGCAAGGAAGCCAATGCGCGAGAGGACAGCAACGAAGCCAGCGCTCCGGGACAAAAGGTGACCGCAGTGAAAGACAAGAAATGCCGCTACTGTGACCAGCTGTTCACGTCCTCTTCGCTGGGTCGCCACCTCGATCAGTACCTATTTAAGAAAAAACCGGACGGGATCCACGATGTCGACGAGATCCGCCGGGTTCGAAGCGGGATCACGAGACGAACGGCGCGCAATTCGAATAAGCAGGCAAGCCCGGATATCGCTGGCAAGAAACCCACACCGGACCCGCATACCATTCCTCCGTTGCAGCTGAATCCAAGAGGCGCGGGAAAGGGCTTTCGCGTGTTTTTAAATCAGCCGAGTTGGCAGGCTACGGGCGTGATAAACGACATTCCCAACTCTACCCCCGTGTCGCAACTCAAGATACCTGCGACGCCTCTTGAACGTTTGAATCAATTGACGGACTCGAACCCGGAGACCGCAAGGGCCTTGGAATTGGCGCTCCGTGAAGTGCTGGACAGTATCAAGGCTGCTAC AACCCGCAAAAGCTCACGGCTATCTCCCTTCGACTTTGACCTTCAGTCGCAAACGTTCCCGGCGCTATGCCTTCAAGCCCTGCCACCTCCTCCGAGCCTCTTCTCCACCCATCCCTTTGCCTCTCCAAGCTCCTTTCCCATTGAACCACCGACGCCAAACCAAAGAGATATTGTTCAGCAGGCTCTCCGGGCGCAAGTAGAGCAATGGAAATCCGATCAGCTTGGCTCTGCAATGTCAACTGCTCAACACACGTCTCAATTGCCGTCAGCATATAGTGCAGCCTCTCCCAGTAGCGACGCAGAGATGATCGAAAGAACTTCTCAACAGCATGAAGAGATCATGATGCGCCATCTGGATCTATCATTAAGGCACTGGATGGCTCTCGCTCCACATGAGCAACGAAATCTGTGGCAGCTAGAAATCACTCGCGCATTTGTAAGGGAGACAGAAAAGCGGAAAAAGTTGGAACAGCAGCTTGACAGGACACAGCAAGAGGCAAATCAGTTACGCGCGCAGGTCGAGAAACTTACTTCCTGCCAGTGGCCGAGAGAATTTGCAATTTTCCCGCCCAACCTGCTTCCACTGACTCCCGAAGTGGCACGTGAATTGGATGATAAGGAAAGCAAGCTGAATCGCGCGGACGCTTCAAGATGGGACTACGATACATTGGTTGCGAAGTGGAAGCGCGTCGTTATGCACGATAAGAGCATGGGCCGCTCGGGCGTTGGAGCTTACATGGATCCCATCACGGAAAGACAACACGCTGCGTCCGCAACCAGAAACCTTCTGCAGAAGATCCCAAACTCCAACAATAATAACTCCAATCGCTTGGGTATGCCGTCACCATCCCAGCCCAGCAACCCTGTTTCTCCGGAATCAATGAATCTGGACCGCCAACCTGGCAATCCCCCTACTCCTTACGAAACTCGAGACCCCAACGATAACAGCGAACCGTTTAGACCGGCAAAACGACAACGTTTGGGGAACCATCAGTCTCAACCTTCCTACAACGGCGATGAGTTATCAACCCAAACGCCGCCCAATTCTTCAAATCCGACGACGCGCACCTTATCCAATTCTTCTGCCCACACGGTTCCGCCCCTAACCTATTCACACAATGCTTCAAGCCCGCTCCCTCCACCTAACAGCGCCGGAAGAGAGTCTCATTTTCCGAGCCATGCCTACCGGCCACAGAACGTTCCGTCTAGCTCCCCACATTTGAATTCTGAGCAACGACTGCACCTAGATCATCGGTCGCCTGCCGAACGGGAAGTGTCGAACGCAATGGTTAGCATGCACCATGAGTCTGTTCCACAACATCCACCGCTTCCTCCGCCTCCACCTCCCCAGAAGCACCACCCATACCCCGACGGTAATAACAGGGGCATGCCGATGAATATAAACACGTATTCTCGACCTCCGGGCGGTGTGTCTTGA
- a CDS encoding uncharacterized protein (EggNog:ENOG410QDSV~COG:Q) yields the protein MEVSPALFRPKYHREPYAALESTAAAGKVVVITGGGSGIGRATAKTGNLWEAREHKNTTSSVSTYSTDITDVASVHATFKSIADKFRAVDVLINNAGYLPDLARFDQSDFDDWWSAFEVNVKGPASTVRSFLQIASPGATLINITSNLTGHPHTRLQK from the exons ATGGAGGTCTCCCCAGCACTGTTCAGGCCGAAATACCATCGGGAGCCGTACGCGGCACTCGAGTCAACCGCAGCTGCTGGGAAGGTAGTCGTGATTACTGGTGGCGGTAGCGGGATTGGAAGGGCAACTGCGAAAAC AGGCAACCTTTGGGAAGCAAGGGAACACAAGAACACAACTTCTTCCGTGTCAACATATTCCACGGATATAACGGATGTTGCCTCGGTGCATGCGACCTTCAAAAGCATCGCGGACAAGTTTCGAGCGGTCGATGTCCTCATAAATAATGCCGGTTACCTGCCAGATTTAGCGCGATTTGATCAATCGGACTTTGACGATTGGTGGTCGGCCTTCGAAGTCAACGTAAAGGGACCGGCAAGTACTGTCCGATCATTCCTTCAAATCGCCTCTCCGGGTGCAACTTTGATTAATATCACATCAAATCTTACGGGACATCCGCATACACGGCTTCAAAAATAG
- a CDS encoding uncharacterized protein (EggNog:ENOG410PIN0~COG:K), whose protein sequence is MRCDAKQPECSRCQLDKRRCTYVKSKRGGRRRATSADSPQGESTVFSEPTSVSPEWKKCIDTIREPSQEILFSEPCSVTSDPQATPSMIDDPVASPFDNLLDLYYSTFHAAHAFVLPKRNLLDRLEKDPLSFEALVLVMRYVGSLFNPSTSSASLERKVQRALAPIRSREYFLTGYHVQSLLLYSSAAYWCNKTETGLRLLDETIQLAIELGMELESYAIQHGEGDPVLEESWRRTWWQIYVTEAHNTGTTRSFPTKTGGLHITTALPCEDHNYQSGTIPPPRTLYEYDMREFLMAEGDAEFSSIAELIGLTRTLNMVLSGRKTGNLSVTRTICAEVDIAISAWCALLPASKKNVKRSDGTVDEQLFNANILIHTCIVDLHRELSDLAYSPIESVSRCAPPSPAKRLHVFPSNETHRHTLTVLSSIEKVGRLLNVVTAFDTCTPFLISMIANTTVAHLSACKHLFRDRRLQMEREKIRLSMAALKSLSEFWPLGRRTYTEVGIIAREILSLADREISPWVASMGLPPVMCRNIGADLGGALDTCNLCDDSASCEFLMNV, encoded by the exons ATGAGATGCGATGCCAAACAGCCAGAGTGCTCTCGGTGCCAGCTGGACAAGAGACGGTGCACATACGTCAAATCTAAACGCGGAGGCCGACGCCGTGCAACAAGCGCAGATAGCCCCCAGGGTGAATCGACCGTGTTCTCGGAACCAACAAGCGTCTCCCCAGAATGGAAGAAATGTATCGACACCATTCGCGAACCGAGCCAGGAAATATTATTTTCGGAGCCCTGTTCAGTCACATCCGATCCCCAAGCTACTCCATCTATGATAGACGACCCTGTGGCCTCGCCGTTTGACAACCTGCTCGATCTATACTATTCGACCTTTCACGCCGCCCACGCCTTTGTTCTCCCAAAACGGAATCTATTGGATCGACTGGAGAAAGACCCGCTGTCTTTTGAAGCGTTGGTACTAGTGATGCGATACGTCGGTTCACTATTCAATCCATCCACGTCATCTGCATCCCTAGAACGAAAAGTACAGCGAGCTCTGGCGCCAATTCGCAGCCGTGAATACTTTTTAACCGGATACCACGTACAATCTCTTCTATTATACTCCAGCGCCGCATACTGGTGTAACAAAACCGAGACGGGCCTCCGGTTGCTGGATGAAACCATTCAACTTGCCATTGAGCTGGGCATGGAACTTGAGAGCTACGCGATCCAACACGGGGAAGGAGATCCAGTTCTCGAAGAAAGTTGGAGGAGGACCTGGTGGCAAATATACGTTACGGAAGCCCACAATACCGGGACAACCCGTTCGTTTCCGACCAAAACTGGTGGCTTGCATATAACGACTGCGCTACCATGTGAGGATCACAACTATCAATCGGGG ACCATCCCGCCGCCGAGAACGCTCTATGAATATGACATGCGGGAGTTCTTGATGGCAGAGGGTGATGCTGAGTTTTCGTCTATTGCAGAGTTAATTGGTTTGACTCGAACTCTTAATATGGTCCTCTCCGGTCGAAAAACGGGAAACCTGAGCGTAACGCGGACCATATGTGCGGAAGTGGATATTGCCATTTCGGCATGGTGCGCGCTCCTCCCAGCTTCGAAAAAGAACGTAAAGAGGAGCGACGGTACTGTGGACGAGCAGCTTTTCAATGCCAACATATTGATCCATAC ATGTATTGTTGATCTCCATCGTGAGCTGTCAGATCTAGCCTATAGCCCCATAGAATCGGTGTCCAGATGTGCTCCGCCATCTCCAGCAAAACGATTACACGTTTTCCCGTCCAACGAGACGCACAGGCATACATTAACAGTCCTCAGTTCCATCGAAAAGGTGGGTAGGCTACTGAACGTGGTCACGGCTTTTGACACCTGTACCCCCTTTCTTATCAGTATGATCGCAAACACAACTGTTGCGCACTTATCCGCGTGCAAACATCTATTTCGGGACCGCAGATTGCAAATGGAACGGGAAAAGATACGATTGAGCATGGCTGCCCTTAAATCATTGAGCGAATTCTGGCCACTTGGTAGACGCACCTACACTGAGGTTGGGATAATCGCTCGAGAGATACTTTCTCTTGCAGATCGGGAGATTAGCCCATGGGTCGCCAGCATGGGCCTACCGCCCGTGATGTGTCGAAATATAGGGGCTGATTTAGGCGGTGCATTAGATACCTGCAATCTGTGTGATGATTCCGCATCATGCGAGTTCCTGATGAATGTTTAA
- the CAS42 gene encoding Triose-phosphate Transporter (EggNog:ENOG410PFWX~COG:G~TransMembrane:10 (i157-177o189-214i245-265o271-297i304-321o327-352i364-382o402-425i432-453o459-478i)) encodes MGLDPPQAQSGRSEELAANIFRRESSFSSSSSSSSSSSSSDRRPRSKHPEPECEPLVAGNKRDGGPGIGNTQGVGEAAQDTDLVSLAKDTDEGSCSEMEYAGSGDDFNDDEEAGLTTQQRKKRGLLRKKRREEADSKDVTLSVAQKHLADKHVARRLAVNVVFILLWYLFSVSISLYNNWMFDPKHLDFSYPLFTTSLHMLVQFSLASSLLYFFPQLRPKNPAAPQATTSMTGGAPNTSPVVTRLFYFTRLVPCGTATSLDIGLGNMSLKFISLTFLTMCKSSTLGFVLLFALILGLETPSMKLIMIICTMTVGVVMMVADEATFNVIGFSLIIASAFFSGFRWALTQLLLLRHPATANPFSTLFFLTPIMFVSLLVLALLIEGPSQILTGLGILTDQFGTLRTLAVLIFPGTLAFCMIASEFALLRRSSVVTLSICGIFKEVITIAAAGILYDDRLTLINVAGLIVTTCCIATYNYMKITTMRKEAQKDIAEHPSELEHESDDEFGRRDTRDYHNSENLTNTAEDSPYRPVSSDLDHSGSSSRSRRG; translated from the exons ATGGGCCTTGATCCACCCCAGGCTCAGTCCGGGAGAAGTGAAGAGTTGGCTGCAAACATCTTTCGCCGAGAgtcctccttctcctcctcctcttcctcctcttcttcatcctcctcctctgaCCGTCGCCCCCGATCTAAGCACCCCGAGCCTGAATGTGAGCCCTTGGTGGCAGGGAACAAACGGGACGGCGGACCGGGAATCGGCAATACCCAGGGCGTCGGAGAGGCCGCGCAGGACACGGATCTGGTGTCATTGGCAAAGGACACTGACGAGGGAAGCTGTTCGGAGATGGAATACGCAGGTTCGGGCGATGATTTCAATGACGACGAGGAGGCGGGCCTTACGACGcagcagagaaagaagagaggcTTGCTGCGGAAGAAGCGTCGGGAAGAGGCAGACTCAAAGGATGTCACACTCTCGGTAGCGCAGAAGCATTTGGCGGATAAACATGTGGCGAGACGATTGGCGGTTAATGTGGTGTTTATCCTGCTTTGGTATCTGTTCTCGGTGTCCATATCGCTG TATAACAACTGGATGTTTGATCCGAAACACCTCGACTTTTCCTATCCCCTGTTTACGACTAGTCTTCACATGCTCGTCCAATTTTCGCTTGCGTCTTCTCTACTCTATTTCTTTCCCCAATTGCGCCCCAAAAATCCCGCTGCTCCCCAGGCCACTACTTCGATGACCGGCGGAGCCCCGAATACGAGTCCAGTAGTGACCAGATTGTTTTACTTTACTCGATTAGTTCCCTGTGGCACGGCAACATCGTTGGATATTGGTCTGGGGAACATGTCTCTGAAGTTTATTTCTCTAACCTTCCTTACCATGTGTAAATCCTCTACGCTAGGATTCGTTCTCCTTTTCGCCCTCATTCTCGGTCTCGAAACCCCGTCTATGAAATTAATAATGATCATCTGCACCATGACTGTTGGAGTTGTGATGATGGTTGCCGACGAGGCCACATTCAACGTCATTGGATTCTCCCTTATTATTGCCTCCGCATTTTTCTCCGGGTTTAGATGGGCTCTCACACAGCTCCTGCTCCTTCGCCATCCCGCTACCGCGAACCCGTTCTCGACATTGTTCTTCCTTACTCCAATCATGTTTGTTTCCCTGCTCGTTCTTGCACTTTTGATCGAGGGGCCTTCCCAGATCTTGACGGGCTTGGGAATACTTACAGATCAATTCGGAACTCTGCGTACACTGGCGGTTCTGATATTCCCGGGAACCCTTGCATTTTGTATGATCGCATCCGAATTCGCCCTTCTTCGTCGTTCTTCAGTTGTGACATTGAGTATCTGTGGAATTTTCAAGGAAGTCATCACCATTGCGGCAGCGGGGATTCTGTACGACGACCGTCTTACTCTAATCAATGTAGCGGGTCTTATTGTCACAACCTGCTGCATTGCGACATACAATTACATGAAGATTACGACGATGAGAAAAGAAGCGCAAAAAGACATTGCTGAACATCCGAGCGAGCTTGAGCATGAATCTGATGATGAGTTCGGCCGTCGAGATACGCGTGATTACCACAACTCGGAGAATTTAACCAACACCGCAGAAGACAGTCCTTATAGACCTGTCAGCTCAGATTTAGACCATTCTGGTTCATCGTCGAGATCTCGGCGTGGATGa
- a CDS encoding uncharacterized protein (EggNog:ENOG410PSZC~COG:S~BUSCO:13284at33183): protein MAAENKRHASGAKGPGGAMTPNPGPSGTVSLEVALSGAIGARIRVTTAAPTSATLEGTLFTACPITNLIAINTSPLPPTPIAAVTPALAQPGDFHIIPVARIQSFQLLSLPSQSPATSPNLDGSAPFTDAYPTIYPLDIKSLRNREAAAVAKLQEREQRRGKGVTKEAQDLFDAFSRTMPARWDDTSIVVADAVIISKPYRVEDCRSLMTENGGVSAALIRVRKVLEMERKKIELRNAFPDSPQTADPNANANRPSGTAANTRDRDLRAAAVAVPRSNVRSSPAPAGSQRKGG from the exons ATGGCTGCAGAAAACAAGCGCCATGCTAGTGGTGCGAAGGGCCCGGGTGGTGCCATGACGCCCAATCCGGGGCCTTCGGGGACTGTGAGCTTGGAGGTGGCGCTCAGTGGAGCTATTGGAGCTCG CATCCGAGTCACCACGGCGGCGCCAACCTCTGCCACTCTTGAGGGAACTCTCTTCACTGCTTGCCCTATTACAAACCTGATTGCAATTAATACATCCCCCTTGCCACCAACTCCGATTGCCGCGGTAACTCCAGCACTTGCGCAGCCCGGCGACTTTCACATTATCCCGGTGGCCCGCATTCAGAGCTTCCAACTCCTCTCCCTACCCTCACAGTCTCCCGCAACTTCCCCAAATCTGGATGGTTCCGCTCCATTTACTGATGCGTATCCGACCATCTATCCTCTGGACATCAAGTCTCTCCGAAACCGTGAAGCGGCCGCGGTTGCCAAGCTCCAAGAACGGGAGCAGCGGAGAGGGAAAGGAGTGACAAAGGAGGCTCAGGATCTTTTTGATGCCTTTAGCCGCACAATGCCTGCACGCTGGGATGACACGAGCATCGTGGTGGCGGATGCTGTGATCATTTCTAAGCCGTATCGTGTGGAGGATTGCCGCTCTCTGATGACCGAGAATGGTGGAGTTAGTGCGGCTTTGATTAGAGTCCGAAAGGTG CTTGAGATGGAACggaagaagatagaattgCGTAATGCTTTCCCTGATTCTCCACAAACAGCCGATCCCAACGCAAACGCAAATCGCCCCAGCGGCACGGCCGCTAACACTCGTGATCGAGATCTACGCGCTGCAGCTGTAGCAGTCCCAAGAAGCAATGTTCGTTCGTCACCCGCGCCGGCTGGCAGCCAGCGAAAGGGTGGTTAA